One window of the Perca flavescens isolate YP-PL-M2 chromosome 5, PFLA_1.0, whole genome shotgun sequence genome contains the following:
- the fzd10 gene encoding frizzled-10, producing MKGRMRSTVKPSLIYVLLVLWSGGGSAISSVDPDWSGEGRCQHISIPQCKDIGYNMTRMPNLMGHDDQKEAAIKLQEFATLIQFGCHSHLKFFLCSLYAPMCTEQVSNPIPACRVMCEQVKLKCSPILEQFNFPWPDSLDCSRLPTKNDPNNLCMEAPNNGSDEPPKVSHTQPPDFRPQRPLNGQDLHPKDSGSSRQTCSNPGKFHFVEKSESCAPKCYPKVDVYWSQGDKQFSLVWTAIWSILCFVSSAFTVLTFLIDPQRFKYPERPIIFLSMSYCVYSVGYLIRLFVGADRIACDRDNGVQYIIQEGLESTGCTIVFLILYYFGMASSLWWVILTLTWFLAAGKKWGHEAIEANSSYFHLAAWAIPAVKTIMILVMRKVAGDELTGVCYVGSMDVKALTGFVLIPLSCYLIIGTSFLLSGFVALFHIRKIMKTEGENTDKLEKLMVRIGVFSVLYTVPATCVIACYFYERLNMDYWRVLAAEQKCVDSSRPESDECVMKTSIPAVEIFMVKIFMLLVVGITSGMWIWTSKTLQSWQNVFSRKLKKRTRRKAASVFTSSRPYIKPHPSLKGHSTKYEPTRPPPTCV from the coding sequence ATGAAAGGGAGAATGCGTTCAACTGTTAAACCGAGCCTCATCTATGTGCTGCTGGTCCTGTGGAGTGGTGGGGGTTCCGCCATTAGCTCAGTAGACCCCGACTGGTCCGGAGAGGGGAGATGTCAGCACATCAGCATCCCCCAGTGTAAGGACATTGGCTACAATATGACACGCATGCCAAATCTTATGGGCCACGATGACCAAAAGGAGGCAGCGATAAAGCTGCAGGAGTTCGCCACGCTGATACAGTTTGGGTGCCACAGTCACCTCAAATTTTTCCTGTGTTCACTGTACGCTCCCATGTGCACGGAGCAGGTGTCCAACCCCATCCCAGCGTGTAGGGTCATGTGTGAGCAGGTCAAGCTGAAATGCTCTCCCATCTTGGAACAATTTAACTTCCCCTGGCCGGACTCTCTGGACTGCTCCCGGCTGCCGACCAAAAACGACCCAAACAACCTGTGCATGGAGGCGCCCAACAACGGCTCAGACGAGCCTCCTAAAGTCTCCCACACCCAGCCTCCAGATTTCAGGCCCCAGCGGCCCCTAAACGGACAGGACCTGCATCCTAAGGACAGCGGCAGCAGCAGGCAGACGTGCAGCAATCCTGGCAAGTTTCACTTTGTGGAGAAAAGTGAGTCCTGTGCCCCAAAATGCTACCCCAAAGTGGACGTGTACTGGAGTCAGGGAGACAAGCAGTTCTCTCTGGTGTGGACAGCCATCTGGTCCATCCTCTGCTTTGTCTCCAGCGCCTTCACCGTGCTCACTTTCCTCATAGACCCGCAGCGGTTCAAATACCCCGAGAGGCCGATCATTTTCCTCTCCATGTCCTACTGTGTTTACTCGGTGGGCTACCTCATCAGACTTTTTGTGGGAGCTGACAGAATAGCCTGTGACCGAGACAATGGGGTGCAGTATATTATCCAGGAGGGTCTGGAGAGCACCGGCTGCACCATTGTGTTTCTCATCCTGTATTATTTTGGCATGGCCAGCTCCCTCTGGTGGGTTATCCTGACCCTCACATGGTTCCTGGCTGCGGGGAAGAAGTGGGGTCACGAGGCCATTGAGGCCAACAGCAGCTACTTCCACCTGGCGGCGTGGGCCATCCCGGCCGTGAAGACCATCATGATCCTGGTGATGAGGAAGGTGGCCGGGGACGAGCTGACGGGCGTCTGCTACGTGGGCAGCATGGACGTCAAAGCTCTCACGGGCTTTGTGCTCATTCCTCTCTCCTGCTACCTTATTATCGGCACTTCCTTCCTGCTGTCTGGCTTCGTGGCCCTCTTCCACATTCGTAAGATAATGAAAACAGAGGGCGAGAACACGGACAAGCTCGAGAAGTTGATGGTTCGCATCGGGGTCTTCTCCGTGCTCTACACTGTCCCGGCCACCTGCGTCATCGCCTGCTATTTCTACGAGAGGCTCAACATGGACTACTGGCGCGTCCTGGCAGCGGAGCAGAAGTGCGTGGACAGCAGCAGGCCGGAGTCAGACGAGTGCGTCATGAAGACTTCCATCCCGGCTGTTGAGATCTTCATGGTGAAGATTTTCATGTTGCTGGTGGTGGGCATCACTAGCGGCATGTGGATCTGGACCTCAAAGACGCTGCAGTCATGGCAGAACgtgttcagcaggaagctgaaGAAGAGGACGAGGAGGAAGGCTGCCAGTGTGTTTACCAGCAGCAGGCCTTACATCAAACCTCACCCATCTCTCAAAGGGCACAGTACTAAATATGAACCTACACGGCCCCCTCCAACATGTGTATGA